The following are encoded together in the Fusarium keratoplasticum isolate Fu6.1 chromosome 1, whole genome shotgun sequence genome:
- a CDS encoding DNA replication complex GINS protein PSF1 yields MYGDLGNKLVQHAKRTQNLTHLPPYQAEIVRAVTREVRDLDKDVAELLEPFQGSFDPSADQAVACTLLVNHLSMRRNKRCLLAYHRTRTDKLEELVWNGADVVDLSGQQVRDGAGHSTSGGPGPSDAPTSSLSPQEEDYVRQYSDLLAAYKGQWTDIDLTGSLEPPRDLFIDVRVLKDAGEIQTEYGAITLTKNSQFYVRQGDVERLIAQGYLHKLG; encoded by the exons ATGTACGGAGACCTGGGCAACAAACTG GTCCAACATGCCAAGCGAACCCAGAACCTAACACATCTTCCCCCATACCAAGCCGAGATCGTTCGGGCCGTAACACGAGAAGTGAGGGATCTCGACAAGGATGTGGCCGAACTACTAGAGCCGTTCCAAGGCTCATTCGATCCCAGCGCTGACCAGGCCGTCGCCTGCACGTTGCTCGTGAACCACCTCTCGATGCGAAGGAATAAGCGATGTCTACTTGCATATCATCGGACACGGACAGATAAGCTGGAAGAGCTGGTGTGGAATGGAGCAGACGTTGTTGACCTCTCTGGCCAACAAGTGCGAGACGGCGCCGGCCACTCTACATCAGGAGGTCCTGGGCCCAGCGATGCCCCGACCAGCAGTCTGAGTCCGCAAGAGGAGGACTATGTCAGACAGTATAGCGACCTACTGGCAGCATACAAGGGCCAATGGACGGATATCGATCTCACAGGTAGCCTAGAGCCACCACGGGATCTGTTCATCGACGTTCGGGTACTCAAAGATGCTGGCGAAATCCAGACGGAGTATGG CGCGATTACATTGACCAAGAACAGTCAATTCTACGTACGTCAGGGAGACGTCGAACGGCTGATCGCGCAGGGATATCTGCATAAGCTGGGTTGA